In one Candidatus Hepatincola sp. Av genomic region, the following are encoded:
- the ykgO gene encoding 50S ribosomal protein L36 2 produces MKIKSSLKSMKHRGKGCVIARRRGKLYIINKLNPRFKARQG; encoded by the coding sequence ATGAAAATTAAAAGTTCTTTAAAATCTATGAAGCATAGAGGAAAAGGTTGTGTGATTGCACGCCGTAGAGGTAAACTATATATAATTAATAAACTTAATCCAAGATTTAAAGCTCGTCAAGGTTAA
- a CDS encoding S-adenosylmethionine-tRNA ribosyltransferase-isomerase gives MKNLTLDTFNFNLPPNLIAQEPLANKSSAKLLHVASNCYTSYLVQDLTKLLNRHDLLIFNNTKVIPAKLVGKKGSATLSINLHKQLDNKHWLAFIKNARRLKINDVITFHQDFQCKVIEKYETGEVKLYFNYDNLYEKLDKFGFMPLPPYIKRSHINNSNDYTNYQSMFAKIEGAVASPTASLHFDQPLIDALCNKGVNHTFITLHVGAGTFLPVKVNDITQHQMHEEYGELSENTINKIQQAQTNGGRIITVGTTSLRVLEYVQLKYGKLQPFAGNINLFAYPSFNFQIVDCLITNFHLPKSTLFMLVSAFCGLTNMQKAYQYAINNHYRFFSYGDCCFLEKHLNN, from the coding sequence ATGAAAAACCTTACATTAGATACTTTTAATTTTAATTTACCACCTAACTTAATAGCTCAGGAACCTTTAGCTAATAAAAGTAGTGCGAAGTTATTACACGTGGCTAGTAACTGCTATACATCTTATTTAGTACAAGATTTAACAAAATTATTAAACAGGCATGACTTATTAATTTTTAACAACACTAAAGTTATTCCAGCTAAATTAGTAGGTAAGAAAGGCTCTGCTACACTTTCCATTAATTTACACAAACAATTAGATAACAAACATTGGTTGGCTTTTATTAAAAACGCTAGACGTTTAAAAATAAACGATGTAATTACTTTTCACCAAGATTTCCAGTGTAAAGTAATAGAAAAATATGAAACAGGTGAGGTTAAACTATACTTTAACTATGATAATCTTTATGAAAAATTAGATAAATTTGGCTTTATGCCCTTACCACCTTACATTAAACGTTCACATATTAATAATTCCAATGACTATACTAATTACCAAAGTATGTTTGCCAAAATAGAAGGAGCTGTAGCTTCCCCTACCGCTAGCCTTCATTTTGATCAACCTTTAATTGATGCCCTCTGTAACAAAGGAGTTAATCATACCTTTATTACCTTACATGTAGGAGCTGGTACTTTTTTACCAGTTAAAGTTAATGATATTACTCAACACCAAATGCACGAAGAATATGGTGAACTATCTGAAAACACAATCAATAAAATTCAACAAGCTCAGACTAATGGAGGAAGAATTATTACTGTAGGAACAACTAGCTTAAGAGTTTTAGAGTATGTACAATTAAAATATGGTAAACTTCAACCTTTTGCTGGCAATATTAACCTTTTTGCTTATCCTAGTTTTAATTTTCAAATAGTTGACTGTTTAATCACTAACTTTCATTTGCCAAAATCTACTTTGTTTATGTTAGTATCGGCATTTTGTGGCTTAACTAATATGCAAAAGGCTTATCAGTATGCTATTAACAACCATTACCGCTTTTTTTCATACGGCGATTGTTGTTTCTTAGAAAAACACCTTAACAATTAG
- a CDS encoding Flavodoxin, translating to MQKNILVIYGSTTGNSENLAIYIQQYISIKAKVTVVNVVDLQQNFSFAGYDVYILVTSTWGIEPADLQEDFAYFWQYVNKDSIHGKSFMILGLGDAYYPYFAYGVDILVADIIRFKGKVLGKGLKIQDNWEERLCSINNYLKLLLSKLN from the coding sequence ATGCAAAAAAATATATTAGTTATATACGGTTCAACTACAGGAAATAGTGAAAACTTAGCTATATATATTCAACAATATATCTCTATAAAAGCTAAGGTGACTGTAGTTAATGTAGTAGATCTACAACAAAACTTTAGTTTTGCAGGTTATGATGTATATATTTTAGTTACTTCCACTTGGGGTATAGAGCCTGCCGATTTACAAGAAGATTTTGCTTATTTTTGGCAATATGTTAATAAGGATAGTATTCACGGTAAATCTTTTATGATTTTAGGGTTAGGTGATGCTTATTACCCTTATTTTGCCTATGGTGTTGATATTCTAGTTGCTGATATTATACGCTTTAAGGGAAAAGTATTAGGTAAGGGCTTAAAAATCCAAGATAATTGGGAAGAACGTTTATGTAGTATTAATAATTACCTTAAATTACTCTTAAGTAAGTTAAATTAA